One stretch of Meiothermus cerbereus DSM 11376 DNA includes these proteins:
- the rpsH gene encoding 30S ribosomal protein S8, translated as MLSDPIADMLTRIRNGVQVYKESVDVPASKFKEQIASILVKEGFLKGMERIEVEGKPFLRLTLKYGPRREQVIKHIRRVSRPGRRVYVTADNVPNVRRGLGLAIVSTSKGLLPDREARKLGVGGEVICEVW; from the coding sequence ATGCTTAGTGATCCGATTGCCGATATGCTGACCCGGATTCGAAATGGAGTCCAGGTCTACAAGGAGAGCGTGGACGTGCCTGCTTCCAAATTTAAGGAGCAGATTGCCAGCATCCTTGTTAAGGAAGGTTTTCTCAAAGGGATGGAACGTATCGAAGTGGAGGGTAAGCCTTTCCTGCGCCTGACCCTCAAGTATGGTCCCCGCCGCGAGCAGGTCATCAAGCACATCCGCCGGGTGAGCCGTCCCGGTCGCCGGGTGTACGTGACTGCCGATAACGTGCCCAACGTGCGCCGCGGCCTGGGGTTGGCGATTGTCTCGACTTCAAAAGGCCTATTGCCCGACCGTGAAGCCCGTAAGCTGGGCGTGGGCGGCGAAGTGATTTGTGAGGTGTGGTAA
- the rpsN gene encoding 30S ribosomal protein S14, translating to MAKKSQVEKMKRKLKTIAKYAAKRAALKAAGDYAALAELPRDASPTRHKNRCAVTGRSKAYLRYFGLSRLQFREMAHKGQLPGVKKASW from the coding sequence ATGGCTAAGAAATCCCAAGTCGAAAAGATGAAGCGCAAGCTGAAGACCATTGCCAAGTATGCAGCCAAGCGGGCGGCCCTCAAAGCTGCGGGCGATTACGCAGCGCTGGCCGAACTTCCCCGCGATGCCAGCCCTACCCGCCACAAGAACCGCTGCGCGGTTACGGGGCGCTCCAAGGCTTACTTGCGCTACTTTGGCCTCTCGCGTCTTCAGTTCCGCGAAATGGCCCACAAGGGCCAGTTGCCTGGTGTAAAGAAAGCCAGCTGGTAA
- the rplE gene encoding 50S ribosomal protein L5 — translation MPLEVALKKRYLEEIRPELMKRFGYDNVMAVPRLVKIVVNQGLGEAKEDSRILEKAGKELAVITGQQPAITRAKKSISNFKLRQGMPIGLRVTLRGDRMWIFAEKLVHIALPRIRDFRGVNPGAFDGRGNYNLGLREQAIFPEITYDMVDAVRGMDIAVVTTAKTDEEAKALLELLGFPFRK, via the coding sequence ATGCCACTAGAAGTTGCCCTCAAGAAACGCTACCTGGAAGAGATCCGCCCTGAACTGATGAAGCGCTTTGGCTACGATAACGTCATGGCGGTGCCCCGCCTGGTCAAAATCGTGGTTAACCAGGGTCTGGGTGAAGCCAAGGAAGACAGCCGTATCCTGGAAAAAGCCGGCAAGGAACTGGCCGTCATCACTGGTCAGCAGCCCGCCATTACCCGCGCAAAGAAATCCATCTCTAACTTCAAGCTGCGCCAGGGCATGCCGATTGGCTTGCGGGTTACGCTGCGTGGTGACCGCATGTGGATTTTTGCCGAGAAGCTTGTTCACATTGCCCTGCCCCGCATCCGCGACTTCCGTGGGGTTAACCCCGGTGCTTTCGATGGCCGAGGTAACTACAACCTGGGCCTGCGGGAGCAAGCCATTTTTCCCGAGATCACCTACGACATGGTGGATGCAGTTCGCGGGATGGATATCGCGGTGGTCACTACGGCCAAAACCGACGAGGAAGCTAAAGCCCTGCTCGAGCTGCTCGGGTTCCCGTTCCGTAAATAG
- the rplX gene encoding 50S ribosomal protein L24, with protein sequence MKIHVKKGDTVLVLSGKEGLRGETGKVKAVMPKEGLVVVEGLNIIKRAVRPNPRNPQGGFIETEAPIHASKVMPICPSCEKPTRIRKKVLPDGTKVRACAKCDGVLDTK encoded by the coding sequence ATGAAAATACACGTCAAAAAAGGGGACACGGTGCTGGTTCTTTCCGGTAAGGAAGGACTTCGCGGTGAAACCGGTAAAGTCAAGGCTGTCATGCCCAAAGAGGGGCTGGTAGTGGTCGAAGGACTGAACATAATCAAACGTGCGGTTCGACCCAACCCCCGCAACCCCCAGGGGGGCTTTATCGAGACCGAGGCGCCCATTCATGCCTCTAAGGTCATGCCGATTTGTCCAAGCTGCGAGAAGCCGACCCGTATCCGCAAGAAAGTGCTGCCCGACGGCACCAAGGTGCGCGCCTGCGCCAAGTGCGACGGCGTGCTGGATACCAAATAA
- the rplN gene encoding 50S ribosomal protein L14, protein MIQQETVLEVADNTGARKIACIRVLGGHYRKYASVGDVIVASVKEAIPRGMVKEGDVVKAVVVRTAKEIRRQDGSSIRFDTNAAVIINPQNEPRGTRVFGPVARELRERGFMKIVSLAPEVL, encoded by the coding sequence ATGATTCAGCAAGAAACCGTGCTGGAAGTCGCCGATAATACCGGTGCCCGCAAGATTGCCTGCATCCGGGTGTTGGGCGGTCATTACCGTAAGTATGCCAGTGTGGGAGATGTGATTGTGGCTTCGGTCAAAGAAGCCATCCCCCGGGGCATGGTCAAAGAAGGCGATGTGGTCAAGGCAGTGGTGGTTCGGACGGCCAAAGAAATTCGCCGGCAGGATGGCTCTTCCATTCGCTTCGATACCAACGCCGCGGTCATTATCAACCCCCAGAACGAGCCGCGGGGAACCCGTGTGTTCGGGCCAGTGGCCCGCGAGCTGCGCGAGCGCGGGTTCATGAAGATCGTTTCTTTGGCCCCCGAGGTGCTCTAA
- the rpsQ gene encoding 30S ribosomal protein S17, with the protein MPKKVLTGVVVSDKAQKTVAVLVERQMQHPLYGKVIKQSKKYLAHDENDQYKLGDVVEIREATPISKNKKFVVIGRIEEGRMDLVERYLLRKQRGNA; encoded by the coding sequence ATGCCTAAAAAAGTTCTTACTGGCGTGGTGGTGAGCGATAAGGCGCAGAAGACCGTTGCGGTTTTGGTCGAGCGCCAGATGCAGCACCCGCTGTATGGCAAGGTCATTAAACAGTCCAAAAAGTACCTTGCCCATGACGAAAACGACCAGTACAAGCTGGGTGATGTGGTTGAGATTCGGGAAGCCACCCCTATCTCCAAAAACAAGAAGTTTGTGGTGATTGGACGCATCGAGGAGGGTCGCATGGACCTGGTTGAGCGTTACCTCTTACGCAAACAGCGGGGTAACGCGTGA
- the rpmC gene encoding 50S ribosomal protein L29, with product MPMTKPSELRKLSLAELQKRIQDTKKELMELRFQASIGQLDKNHRVSEAKREIARMMTVLSEKTKGLEAQTPRANKA from the coding sequence ATGCCTATGACGAAGCCCAGTGAGCTGCGCAAACTTTCGTTGGCCGAACTGCAAAAGCGGATTCAGGACACCAAGAAAGAGCTGATGGAATTGCGTTTCCAGGCCAGCATCGGACAGCTTGACAAAAACCATCGGGTTTCCGAGGCAAAGCGCGAAATTGCTCGGATGATGACTGTGCTGAGCGAGAAAACCAAAGGGCTCGAGGCCCAAACGCCCCGCGCTAATAAGGCCTAA
- the rplP gene encoding 50S ribosomal protein L16, with amino-acid sequence MLMPKRMKYRKAHRGRMRGTAKGGDYVAFGEWGLVAMEPSWVTSQQIEAARVAMVRHFRRGGKIFIRIFPDKPYTKKPLEVRMGKGKGNVEGYVAVVKPGRVMFEVSGVTEEQAREALRLAGHKLPVQTKVVRRDAYDEAQ; translated from the coding sequence ATGTTGATGCCCAAGCGCATGAAGTATCGCAAGGCCCACCGGGGCCGTATGCGGGGTACCGCCAAGGGGGGCGATTACGTAGCCTTTGGCGAGTGGGGTTTGGTGGCGATGGAGCCCTCGTGGGTTACCAGCCAGCAGATCGAGGCGGCCCGTGTGGCTATGGTGCGCCATTTCCGCCGTGGTGGCAAAATTTTCATCCGCATCTTCCCCGATAAGCCTTATACCAAGAAGCCGTTGGAAGTGCGGATGGGTAAAGGTAAAGGGAACGTAGAAGGGTATGTGGCGGTAGTAAAGCCGGGCCGGGTCATGTTCGAGGTATCTGGTGTGACCGAAGAGCAAGCCCGTGAAGCTTTGCGCCTGGCCGGCCACAAGCTGCCTGTTCAGACCAAGGTGGTGAGACGCGATGCCTATGACGAAGCCCAGTGA